The following are encoded together in the Lepidochelys kempii isolate rLepKem1 chromosome 7, rLepKem1.hap2, whole genome shotgun sequence genome:
- the THOC7 gene encoding THO complex subunit 7, translating into MLSTLSQCEFSMGKTLLVYDMNLREMENYEKIYKDIENSIAAAHEKIAECKKQILQAKRIRKNRQEYDALAKVIQHHPDRHETLKQLEALGKELQHLSHIKENVEDKLELRRKQFHVLLSTIHELQQTLENDEKLSEAEESQETHMEAETKQ; encoded by the exons ATGCTGAGCACTTTATCACAATGTgaattttcaatgggaaaaactCTGCTTGTCTATGATATGAACCTCAGAGAAATGGAGAACTATGAAAAAATCTACAAAGACATAG aaaatagTATAGCCGCAGCACATGAGAAAATAGCTGAATGCAAAAAGCAGATCCTGCAAGCAAAAAGAATCCGAAAAAATCGCCAAG aataTGATGCATTGGCTAAAGTAATACAGCACCATCCAGACAGGCATGAAACATTAAA GCAGCTAGAAGCTTTGGGAAAAGAACTTCAACATCTTTCTCACATTAAAGAAAATGTTGAAGATAAG CTGGAGTTGAGACGAAAGCAGTTCCATGTGCTTCTGAGTACCATCCATGAACTTCAGCAAACTTTGGAAA ATGATGAAAAACTTTCAGAAGCAGAGGAATCCCAAGAAACTCACATGGAAGCAGAGACTAAACAGTAG